One genomic region from Tachysurus vachellii isolate PV-2020 chromosome 22, HZAU_Pvac_v1, whole genome shotgun sequence encodes:
- the rabif gene encoding guanine nucleotide exchange factor MSS4, with product MEKSHQNFCSQGCSEPSNLVSEDGKNTKSVVCQLCGSKVLCPGMAVFAEKRVFLPSLKKNINQSDGTLDGDTLTAHWLVDDMYTFENVGFTKDVGKIKYLICADCEIGPIGWHNLDDKKCFYIALDRVKHV from the exons ATGGAGAAGAGTCATCAGAACTTTTGCAGTCAGGGATGTAGTGAACCATCCAACCTTGTTTCAGAAGATGGAAAAAATACGAAATCAGTCGTGTGCCAGCTTTGTGGATCAAAAGTGCTCTGCCCGGGCATGGCTGTGTTTGCCGAAAAGCGG GTTTTTCTGCCTTCATTGAAAAAGAACATTAATCAGTCCGATGGAACACTCGACGGAGATACTTTAACAGCTCACTGGCTGGTGGATGATATGTACACCTTCGAGAATGTTGGCTTCACCAAAGATGTaggcaaaataaaatatcttatttGTGCGGATTGTGAGATTGGACCCATTGGATGGCATAACCTTGATGACAAGAAATGTTTCTACATAGCACTGGATCGAGTTAAACATGTGTAA